The DNA segment CCGGTGAACATAAGGAGGTTTTGAACTCAGGCAAAAATGGACAAATAAAATGAACGAGAATTTCAAGTAGTAACTTTCATAGTACATCGATCAGACATGTTTCTGATTGAGATCACAGTACCTTTAGGCAATGTACACAAAATAGATCACCTGGGTATGGGTATGAATTATGATTGTGTACAGACCAGTCTCAGTCACatcctcatccctcctctcatcttctaCTTCTTGGATGATGATTTTTTTGCTTCGCTTCACTGGTTGACCTTCGCccatttttttctctgtttcagTCAGAAGTTTCTAAATCCAAAACAAACTTACGCATGAGTTGAAGTCTTCCCCGGCAGACATTGAGGCCACTTGGATGCAAAGTGAAAATGTCTGTGACCTACAGTAGCTGCAGGATTGTGGGGCTCTTCCCTCAGCACTGCCCTCAGGTCCTCTGCAGCCATCTGAAATTTTTCCATGTGGTAATAAACAGTGGCGCGGCGTAGCAGACCTGATGATAATGGACACATTGCACAGAGAAGCTATTTAGGTCAACATTTTGGTTCCTTGGAGAAGGTTGAGCAGAATTAAATGTTCATGACTCCTGCAGGCCTTCAGCTTCCAGTGCTGCAGATGAATCAAGCAGATACACAAATGTTTCCCCACACTTGCAGAAACATGTGGGAGTTATTTTGCTCTATTTTCAACCACCTTTTATATTTCCTGCTTCCAGCTCGAGGACACTCTGGCAGTCCTTCAGAGCTTTGGGCCAGTGTTGGAGCTTGATCTCTGCCTGGGCTCTGTTGTTGTACACAGCTACAGTAGGTTTAATGGAAAGGCTCCTGCGATAGAAGGTCAGAATTCACCGCTCAGTCATAGTTTTCTTCAAAAAGCAGGTAAGTGGTTCAGAAATCACCACAGAAGGACAAATAAGAATTTTGAGTATaatggcgccccctgctggaaaaCTAAATATACTGTCTCCAACTCGATAGCTAGGTTTAGAAATACATTTACTTGTGATGACAAAAGAGAGCCCTCAGGTTGATGGACTAATAATTGAGCTCTCTGAGCAGGCTGACCTGGAATAATACACCACTGCCTCTTCATAATCCTGTGCTCTGAAAGCCTCGTTGCCGATGATCTTTTCATTGTTTGCCAGACGGAGCGTCTCCTGGTCTGTCAGCACTGAACATaaggccccacacacacacgcacacatgcacgcacatctGCGGTGAATGCAATGTTTACAATGGCTGGAGGAATAAATGTGAGAtccattaaaaaatatatattacatGAAGCATCCAGTTGCGTCTTGATTTTGAGGCcgctgctgtttattttggcCGGTGGTTCATTCTTGGTAGTCTCGTTGATTTTTTCACATTCCTGTTCAACAtcaaaccttaaaaaaaagtaaaacatttTCCCATAAAACCCAATTTTAGACTAATCTGGGCCAATGTAATTAGAGGACATAAGATCAAAATACAGTAATCATCGTCTTCTTATTTGAATCCAGAAACAAGCTCGACTCACTTGTCCCATTCTTGATAATCCCGTGGGGGAGGATGTTTTGACgagctcctctctttctttggaAGAGGATTCTGGCATAAAAGAATgaatcatttctgttttgtctAAACACATGTACCGATATGTACAATAATGGAGGCCATTTTTTACCTGACACAGTGGAACGGAACAGTTAGAACCTCTTACAGGCGGCACATTTTCTTCAACCATCAGTGAGCGCCGTTGCGGTAAAGTTTCAGCCGTTTTCATGTCCTTTTCCCAGGTCTGCAAGGAATAAAGCAGCATGCGTCTCATTATTCTTGGGAAAATATTCTGAACAATCAGGAGGTTGTGCACAGGGTTGTAGAAGCTAAACAAACCCTCATCTCATCCATGATTTGACACCATTCATCTTCTTGGACACTGGCTGCTGTAGCAACAGGGTTTTCCTTCACAAGAGCTTCACTTCTCAGATCCAGTTTTTCTAAGTGGGTCTCGCAGAACTTGATCAGATGAGGATAAAAGCCTTCATCACCAGACCTTTTTAGCAAAACAGTAGATTACGGAATATGAAAGTGTGGAAATATggtttaaaagttttttttttgcaattacCGGTAACTGCACTGGTTTCCTTAATAGAATTGAATAGAATAGCAATCAATAACCCAACAGAATATACTTTGATGGAGTTTACCGCAGTACTCTCAAGATCTTTTCCACATATTTAGAATCTTTGCTGTTTCTGATGTATTCGTAGTCCAGGTGCTCCAACGGGATCTTCTGTCTGTCGTCCACGCTGGGGGGCTTATTCATAATGGAGGCTCCTGCATCCAAACTCATGCCTGCTGGAAGAGCATTTAACCAGGTCACCAGCCTGGTCTCAATGGAAAGGATTtagtttctgtttatttatttatttttctattgaAGCAAATTACCTTTCTGTTGATGTTAATAACAGAGGTGTAGAGGCAGTCCTAACACAGTGAGTCAAAACTCCTTTTGACTTTTGTTCTTAAGGCCTCATTTGGGATGCCGTGAACAGGCACTAGTTGGTTGTTCGTTTGGCTTTAGGGTTTAAAGAATAATATTCAGTTTAGCATCCCCTAACCAACGGAGAGATGTTGCagaacaaatgtatttttgctAACATaagtttattttgaaaggataGCGATGTCTTCCGGTTACGCCTAAACGACCCCCAGGCGCGCTGATATTATTTCACACGCACTCCTGCTAAGAGATAAAGAATTGTGTTGTGCTCGGGTGCGTCTGCATATCGTCAATCTATGTGCAGGTATTTTCTAACGAGTGGAGGAGCTTCTGGAACAGCTGCTCCCCAGCGACTTTCAGCGACTGTTTAGTTTTCAGCAGCTTTAACTTTAACTCTTTGTTCGCCGCATGGACGtgaaatgtgattaaaacatGATTCCACAGAGCCGAAACAGACAAAggtttcctcttccctcatTAACTATGTTTTGAAGTTGTAAGAAGCAGTTTTACCTGTGGAAGTTCTGAAAAGTTCTGCCCCTCTTCGGTTAGCGTCCTCTAAGTGGGATTTTGTTACTATGGTAACTACGTAAACTCACGGCGACGTCAGCCGTCCTCGCTGGTGTTATGTAATGCACAATTAAAACGAATAAAATTAGGAAATTGGCGTCGTTTCATAGCCTCAAAAGATATAATATAATTGATTGTTTTGACAATGTTTTTatagcaaaaaaataaataaatgttgaattGGTAATGGTGAAGAAAAGGTTAGCTTCTGCAAACAGGAGGGCCAAATTTAATAGAGAAGCAGTTGTAACTTTGAGAAGTGCGGGGAAATGCATGGACGTTAAATAAATAGGTTGTACTTTAATTATATAAACCTGTTGCTaggacacagaaaataaaactattgTGACATGTTGAAAATTAACAAACCAAAGTAAAACCGAGCGTTAACTAACaagtgaaagaaaaatgagaTAGAATACGAAGTTAAACAATCAGATATGTCCAGCTAAGAGCAACATCaactaataataacaaaaataacGACCCTGTAAAGCGGAAGATTGGTATAATATTAATGAGATGTGTGgtaaatcaaagaaaatatTAGGTTATTTAGGCAAATGAAGAAGGTAGAATTTCGAAACacaaaaagtaaaaatattgTGCGGGGGGTGGAGGGTCGGAGTCAAAATATCgagaaattaaaataatgaatcACCTGTAAATACAAACTTGGAGAAATCATTAACCATTTTCATTTCCGGAACAACTAATATGGTCAAATTATatctattttatattttaatgcGGTCatgaataaacacagaaaaaccgGAAGTGCGTCACAGGCTCGAAAGTGGGCTCCAAATTTGAAAACGAGGCTCGAAAGTGGCGTCAGGAGACCATGTAGACAAGAGGGCAGAAGAACCCCGGGCCGGACCGAAAGAACAGCACCGTCTGGAGCCCACCTTCATATACAGGTGAGCCCTCTGACCCTACTGGTAAGAATAATATCTGGTCCGAGCGTAAGTTAAAGAGCTGTTCGCTTTGTTTGCTAACCTGGTTGACAAAACTACAACTGAGGGTCCAACAACCGTCTCCAGGCGGCTTTAAATTAGTTCTGTGTCTTTGAGAAATGGATTTGCCTCAGTTTCTTAATCTGCATTAGTTTGGTCAATAATTAACGCAGGTGTTTTCTTGTTAGACTAATTAACAGAGACTGACAGAGATGTCAGTTGGATAGAAGGAAATTAACCAATATATGAACCCATTGTATATAAGAGATGCGTTAAGGAGCCACATTTTACATAACTTTTATATTCGAATTAGTTTACAGAAGCTTAATTGGGCACATTAATCAGTGGATATTAATCAGTGGTTTATTCACATGATTATAGAAGCAAAATGTCATATTGCCTATTTAAAGATTCCCATCGCTATTATGTTCCACGCGTGGTACAGAAGCAGTTTCGCAAGCGGTTCAAATCAAATGTGCATACACGTGAAACCAAATGAGGCACAACAGAAATGATCGTTTGTAGTTGATTTGCGTTCCAATCCTCTGGTTTTAGAATGTTAATAGGTTAATGTACATAAATCAAAGAGCCAAACATCCAAACGCTgtacagtgcttttattttgaaatctcaCGGACCCTCTGCGATATTTCGCTTTTTAGAGCAGGTCTGACGCTTCCTTTATGATCTTCGACACGACATCCGGTCTGCAGCAACGACGGCTGTTCTTTTGGCGGCTGCGGGTCAGTTTAGAGCGGCCGGAAGGAACCTGTGACCCGCAGTTAAATGAACAACCCGCGGTGTCATAGCAACGCTGATGGGACCAATTTAGAGTTTGTTTGAGAACTAGTTTTCGAGGTAAAACAGCTGTGATTTTAATATAGAGTTCAGGTAACACGTGAatcataattaaaaaaaaaaaaaagaagtaatgATTCAGTCATGTTGATCATACAGATCAACAGAATCCTCAGAGAGGCACACTTCATGCTGCTCGCTTgtcttttaaatgtattttattccCCCCTTCAGGTCATTTGAATCCCCCCCTCCTTGTGTTTCTGCTACACGTGCACCGTGTAAGGAGAAGATGCAGTGCACTCCTGAATCCAACATCTACCTCCAGAGCTGCAAAGGCCAACAGAGTTATGACTGCTCTGACAGCGGCTATTCCGGGTTATTCCGCAGCCCTCCGAGCGTCGCTGGAGCCGACTCCTGCAAGTCCTTGTCTCCAGAGGAATGCGGTGGAACATCTAAAGAGAACCTCAGGCCGTCTGTCACACCTAGCTGGTGTGAAACTCCTAGAAGAGATTCCTCTTTGCGTCAGAGACGTCTGATATGCAGACTGACCCAACCGGTGAAAGCTGACATCAGGTCGCCGTGCTCCAGCGGCACCGACGCCTCTCTGGGATGGCTCAGCTTCTCATTTGACTCCATAGACGGTGACACAGGCCCTTTAGACCCCGCGCAGGATCTCCCCTTATCTTGCAGGAAACGTCGCCTCCTTTTCACCCAGACGAGGACCTCCACTCTGGACGACGGGAAACTCAACTCTGCTCAACTCTCCAGTTTTGGGAGCAGAATTTCACTGTCGGACGCAGAGTTCAGTGAGAATCTTTCTGCCGCCGATCAGCGAGAAACTCCCATCTTCAACAAACTCTTGCCTGGCTCGTCAAAGAGAAGCTTTCGGTCGCCCATCGGCAGCGTCGCAACAGATCTGTACGATGATACGAGCGCCTTGTGCACGCCatcgtccacacacacacacaaatttatCAGGTATTGATTTTTCagatactccccccccccccccccccccccccccatgtaattttaatgtttatttacattttgctgTAAATACAACGGCTAGGAAATAAACGATAAATGATTGAACTCTTGTGCACCTTTGTGATCCCTGAGCAGGTCTGCGTGTGAAGACAGCGGGTTTAGCTCGCTGACCCTCGACAAAGATTCCCCGGTGGACTACGATGGCTCgttccaggagctgctgctctctgcctcccGCGGACACGCCGAGACGCCAAATCTGGCAGAGTCAAAGCGGCGATCCCGTTTGCATCGCCAGAACAGACTCTCAACACTCAAAGAAGGAGGCTCGCAATCTGAGGAGGACCTCGCGGACAGAAGGCACGCACGGTCCCAGCAGACGTGCAGCCATTCTAAAGACGATGACGTCTTTGCTGAGAACGCCCCGCCACACGCTGCCATCTCTGCCGATAGTCTGGCTCCTGGGAGACCGGTTTACGCCACCCCCTTAAGAGCAACAAGGGCCAAGCCAGAAAACGCGACCCTGCGTGGCACATCTGCCGTTCCAGATGAGACTCCTCACAGGAGGAGGACCTCTGTCAATCTGTCTCTGACCCCGGCTTTACAGCTGGTTCATGCCATGTGCCAGCAGAAAGCCCAGATGTTCACAGGCCACAGTCCCAGTCTGAAGGAACAGCTGAGATACACCGCAGCGCTGACGGAGACCCCTGTGATGTTCAGGACCTCCCTGCCCCTGGCCGGGCTGATCGGAAGGAAAATGGGCCTGGGGAAGGTGGACATACTCACcgagctgaagaagaggagccTCAGACACGTCCTGTCCATCATACTTGGCGAGCTGAGCCCTGAGAGCGTCTACAGGTGGGATGCGAATGTTTTCTGTTCCGCGACTAAAGCTTTTGCTTCAACGTGATCTCCACGTCTTCGCTAGGTGCGGTCAGGTGTGTAAGAGCTGGAGCGAGGTGGTCCAACAAGACGAGGGCGCTTGTTTGAAGAGGAGAACCCATCTGATGGAAGTGGACGCCGGTCTGGAGGTGAGGTTGACCCCTTTTGGCACAGCACACCTCTGCCCCAGAAGAGTATTCTGACTGTGGGTGTGTTCTCAGTCAGGGGGAGCTCACCATGTGCCAGAGGCAGAGACCAGGCTCACGCTTCTCAAGAGGTCAGCCCTCAA comes from the Takifugu rubripes chromosome 7, fTakRub1.2, whole genome shotgun sequence genome and includes:
- the fbxo43 gene encoding F-box only protein 43, whose amino-acid sequence is MQCTPESNIYLQSCKGQQSYDCSDSGYSGLFRSPPSVAGADSCKSLSPEECGGTSKENLRPSVTPSWCETPRRDSSLRQRRLICRLTQPVKADIRSPCSSGTDASLGWLSFSFDSIDGDTGPLDPAQDLPLSCRKRRLLFTQTRTSTLDDGKLNSAQLSSFGSRISLSDAEFSENLSAADQRETPIFNKLLPGSSKRSFRSPIGSVATDLYDDTSALCTPSSTHTHKFIRSACEDSGFSSLTLDKDSPVDYDGSFQELLLSASRGHAETPNLAESKRRSRLHRQNRLSTLKEGGSQSEEDLADRRHARSQQTCSHSKDDDVFAENAPPHAAISADSLAPGRPVYATPLRATRAKPENATLRGTSAVPDETPHRRRTSVNLSLTPALQLVHAMCQQKAQMFTGHSPSLKEQLRYTAALTETPVMFRTSLPLAGLIGRKMGLGKVDILTELKKRSLRHVLSIILGELSPESVYRCGQVCKSWSEVVQQDEGACLKRRTHLMEVDAGLESGGAHHVPEAETRLTLLKRSALKSVQAQSRSSSFCTPQSAKSTLTPLQHSGSSKRDKFIEVAKTLFNDECLKPCPRCQHPARCHSVKGEGICSRADCGFQFCTACLCTFHGSRECGSQSVGRHNKDKLLPGSAQSKRNVRRL